From Medicago truncatula cultivar Jemalong A17 chromosome 7, MtrunA17r5.0-ANR, whole genome shotgun sequence, a single genomic window includes:
- the LOC112416263 gene encoding protein FAR1-RELATED SEQUENCE 5-like: MNPSSILVDNSVDKLVNTILEENEEHGQESIADIKPCLDMIFESEVAAYEFYNEYSKRIGFGIRREYGNKSKKDGVLTSRRFTCYKEGTRSVDKRRQPTGESTAETRTGCNARMGISLDRKIGKYKVVDFVLEHNHLLQPQEYVHMIRSHRRISEVQASQIIMGDESGLRPKELHEYMSKQAGGIEMVGFTRTDAKNLLRTKRMDSLKYGEVGALMTYFKQESKNPSFFYDFQMDVEEQITNIFWADAQMINDYGYFGDVVTFDTTYKTNKGYRPLGVVVGLNNHRQTIIFGATLLYDETIPSFQWLFETFLKAMGGKKPKTILTDQDAAMAKGISLVMPETFHGLCTWHIRQNALRHVNHLYQRSKHFCSDFEACIDLHEEEDEFLNAWNSLLVEHNVLEGSWLHMIFRFKEKWAWTYVRKTFTAGMRSTQLSESFNADLKNHLKSDLNLIQFFTHFKRAVNGKRNNESEAEYESRHKLPRLKMKKARMLVQAGNVYTPKIFEEFQEEYEEYQDTCIKVLKEGLYAVTNYDNVKERTVMGNPMEQKVSCDCRRFETHGILCSHALKVLDGMNIKLIPEHYILKRWTREARLGSNQDWKGMHVELDMKAHFMKRYSELCPPAIKLANRASESHETYTFLSKVYEESSKIVEDMLANKCVDGESSGMVQVTISLGNDKTQNNVETVVKAKGIKKLDCSRSTKKRAKSWVEKDSKKRNKYIQSQKKRKSQEKQSLAQPPNLNSISLNGTHHQASIQGTQSSQANNEILCQTAIQGTQSSEVDNGAQCQATIQGAQ, translated from the exons ATGAATCCGTCGTCTATTTTGGTAGACAATTCTGTTGATAAATTGGTAAACACTATTCTTGAAGAAAATGAGGAACATGGACAAGAAAGTATTGCCGACATCAAACCTTgcttggatatgatatttgaatCCGAGGTAGCTGCTTATGAATTTTATAATGAGTATAGTAAAAGAATTGGATTTGGTATTCGTCGAGAATATGGGAATAAAAGCAAAAAAGACGGGGTTTTAACTTCAAGAAGATTCACATGCTACAAAGAAGGTACACGAAGTGTTGACAAAAGACGTCAACCGACTGGGGAGTCTACGGCAGAAACTAGAACGGGGTGTAATGCACGTATGGGTATTTCACTTGATCGAAAGATAGGGAAATACAAGGTTGTTGACTTTGTACTAGAACACAACCACCTTCTTCAACCGCAAGAGTATGTTCACATGATTCGCTCTCATCGTCGCATATCTGAGGTACAAGCATCACAAATTATAATGGGAGATGAATCTGGATTAAGACCAAAAGAATTGCATGAATATATGTCCAAGCAGGCTGGTGGGATAGAGATGGTTGGTTTTACAAGAACAGACGCTAAGAATTTGCTTCGAACAAAAAGGATGGACTCACTAAAGTATGGTGAAGTGGGTGCATTGATGACTTATTTCAAACAAGAAAGCAAAAATCCATCTTTCTTTTATGACTTTCAAATGGATGTTGAAGAGCaaataacaaacatattttGGGCAGATGCACAAATGATCAATGATTATGGGTACTTTGGTGATGTCGTTACTTTTGACACCACATACAAGACAAATAAGGGTTATCGGCCATTGGGAGTAGTTGTTGGACTTAATAATCATCGACAAACAATCATTTTTGGTGCAACATTGTTATATGATGAAACAATACCTTCTTTTCAGTGGTTATTTGAAACTTTTCTCAAAGCAATGGGTGGAAAAAAGCCTAAAACCATTCTAACGGATCAAGATGCTGCGATGGCAAAGGGTATTTCTTTAGTTATGCCGGAGACATTTCATGGATTATGTACTTGGCATATAAGACAAAACGCTCTAAGGCATGTGAACCATCTATATCAAAGGAGTAAGCATTTTTGTTCTGATTTTGAAGCTTGCATAGATCTACACGAAGAGGAAGATGAATTTTTGAATGCATGGAACTCTTTACTTGTTGAGCATAATGTTTTGGAAGGTTCGTGGTTGCATATGATTTTTCGATTTAAGGAAAAATGGGCATGGACTTATGTTCGGAAAACGTTCACTGCAGGTATGAGATCTACGCAATTAAGTGAAAGCTTTAATGCTGATTTGAAAAACCATTTGAAGTCGgatttaaatttaatacaattttttacacACTTTAAAAGGGCTGTCAATGGTAAACGGAACAATGAGTCAGAAGCTGAATATGAGTCAAGACATAAGCTACCTagattgaaaatgaagaaggCTCGAATGCTCGTCCAAGCCGGAAATGTTTACACCCCAAAAATATTTGAGGAATTCCAAGAGGAATATGAGGAATATCAAGACACTTGCATAAAGGTGTTGAAAGAAGGTTTGTATGCTGTCAcaaattatgataatgtaaaaGAGAGGACAGTTATGGGAAATCCTATGGAACAAAAAGTTTCTTGCGATTGTCGTAGATTTGAGACACACGGCATCTTATGTAGTCATGCTTTGAAAGTGTTGGATGGCATGAATATTAAGTTAATTCCTGAACACTATATACTAAAGCGATGGACAAGAGAGGCAAGGTTGGGAAGTAATCAAGATTGGAAAGGGATGCATGTTGAACTAGACATGAAAGCCCATTTCATGAAGCGATACAGTGAGTTATGTCCTCCAGCGATTAAATTGGCCAACAGAGCTTCAGAATCTCATGAAACTTACACTTTTTTGTCCAAAGTTTATGAAGAGTCCAGCAAAATAGTTGAAGATATGTTGGCAAACAAATGTGTGGATGGAGAATCAAGTGGAATGGTTCAGGTAACCATATCACTTGGAAATGATAAAACTCAGAACAACGTGGAAACTGTTGTCAAGGCAAAAGGCATAAAGAAGCTAGATTGTTCACGTTCCACTAAAAAACGAGCTAAATCTTGGGTTGAGAAAGATtctaaaaagagaaacaaatacATTCAGTctcaaaaaaagagaaaatcacAGGAAAAACAGTCGTTAGCG CAACCACCTAACCTCAATTCAATTTCTCTCAATGGAACTCATCATCAAGCTTCAATTCAAGGGACACAATCAAGTCAAGCTAACAACGAAATTCTATGTCAAACTGCAATCCAAGGGACACAATCAAGCGAAGTTGATAATGGAGCTCAATGTCAAGCTACAATCCAAGGGGCACAATGA